GCCTTCATCCAGGCCAAGGGATCCATCCAGACATGCGGATCGGCGTGCCCCTCGTAGCCTTCAGGCTCGATGAGTTCTCTTTCGTCAATCAGTTCCGTCACAGCGTGAACCGGTTTGCCGCTCGATGCGACGCGAACCAGAGTGTCGGTCATCTTCCCTTCGAGCAGAAGCCCATTGTAAAAGACAATATCCGCATTCATGAGCGCAGCAATATCACTTCGAGTTGGCCTATAAAGATGAGGATCAGTACCGGGAGACACCAAGCCTTGAACCTGAGCCCGATCCCCGGCGACGCGCTCAACAATGTCCGTAATCATTCCTATCGTGGTCACGACACGATATCGGTTTTCTGCGGCATCGCGCTCCGACTCTGGACCGCGACGGCTGCACGCTGTGAACAGCACGAGTACCGCCATCCCCAACAGGGCCACAATGCGCCGTGTATTCACGAACCGCGTGAACTCTGAACTGACCATCACCTTGCTCCACAACGGGCGGGTTGCGCCGCCACTCGAAACCCCGCTAATGTAGCACAGGCTACATTTAGCGTCTGAAGTGTATCATGCGATTCCGGGTTCGTCAAGAGGATGGTTTGTGTGCGTCGGCGATGGCCGCGAAACGGTCCAGTGTCTTGCGACTGACGTGGTGTTCGATCCCCTCAGCGTCAATCGCAGCGGTTCGTGCGTCTATGCCGATCGCAATCAGAAACCGGTACACGATGTCATGCCTCTGCCGCGACTCTCGGGCGAGTTTTTGTCCTGCCGCCGTCAGTTCGATCGGGCGATAGGGCTCGGTCGTGACCAGGCCGACACTTTCGAGACGCATGATAATCCGCGTTACAGTCACATGGCTCACACCAAATCTCGATGCCAGATCGACTACGCGACACTTGCCGAGTTGCTCAATGACTTCAGCGATGGCTTCGACATAGTCTTCGGCCGTTTCATTGGAGTGGTCCGCACGCGTCTTTCGCATCGCAACCTTGTCAGTGACTCGTTTCATCGCAGTGTTCCCTGATCTCTCGTATGCGAAGCGTTTCACTTGAACAGCGACCACGCTGCGTGAGCATCATCTGATTCAGTCCTCGGCCTTCTCGCCTTCAGGAGCCATCTTGACCAGCCTGGGATCGAATCTCGCTATC
This is a stretch of genomic DNA from Phycisphaeraceae bacterium. It encodes these proteins:
- the mntR gene encoding manganese-binding transcriptional regulator MntR, translating into MKRVTDKVAMRKTRADHSNETAEDYVEAIAEVIEQLGKCRVVDLASRFGVSHVTVTRIIMRLESVGLVTTEPYRPIELTAAGQKLARESRQRHDIVYRFLIAIGIDARTAAIDAEGIEHHVSRKTLDRFAAIADAHKPSS